The genomic DNA GCATACAAAAATAATATCCCCGTGCCTTTATATTTAATGTGTAACTCGTAATCATTATTAAGTCGTCTATCACATCACATAAAAAAACCTCCGCTTCATACAGCGAAGGTTGATGATAATATGATTTTTGTTATGATGCTGGCCGGTGCGATCAAATGCAATTTATAATGTTGCTGTAGTTACTTTAGATGAGATTGTAAAGCTGCCTTTTTGCGTTCCACCGGAATAAGTGCCGCCGGAATACAATCCATTTGTCACGGTTGCTCCGGTACAATTACCGCCGGTAAACACTTTGTAGGTCGCTCCATTTTGAAGAAGCGGTGATGAAAATACGAAGTAATAAGCAACCCTTATGGGTGCGTAGGTGACCAAACTATTTCCTTCGGAATCCTGTATATTGAATAAACGGCCCGGCGATACATTGCTGTTTATTTTTATCAAAGCCGTGTATTGTGTAGATGTCGTACTCGTCGCTTCGATCATTGGTCCGGCATTAGGTCCCGATGCAATGAGCAAACCTCCGGAAATGTTAAAATTTCCGTTACAATCAATAGCCACTTCCGGATATACCTTTGGCCCTTGCGCGATCACCACACCGCCGGTCATTTCTATGTTTCCATTGGCATCGATCGCATCACCGTCCGATGAATTCAACGCTATCGTGCCTCCGGCAAAAGTTAACAAACTACCGTCAACCGCTTCGCCGCCGTTTCCATAGGTCGTATTGACTGCATCATCCGAAGCTGTAACCGATGCATTCCCGTTATTCATCGTCACAAAAGGCGCTTCTAAACCTTCATAGGATTTTGTCACCGTAACTGTTCCGCCATTGATGGTCAACGCGGTTTCGGATTTTATCCCGTCATCGGCGGATGAAACCATGATAGTACCGTCATTGATGGTTATTGCGCCATCGCATTTTATCGCTTTGGCTTCGCTCGTCAACGATCCATAGATATAGCCGGCACCGGTAGTGGTAACGCTGATCGTCCCGTTATTCATCACCATCGTGCTGTCTATATTTATACCTTTACCCGCCGTACCGGAACTGGTAACGGTAACCGTCCCCTGTTCCATCAGAAAATGGCCGTCGCAATCAATCCCCGATGAGGAAACAATATCCGAAGCCGATCCATCATAATAAGCATTACCACCGGTCGTGATCGTGATACTATTGTTGATCAATGTAAGATTACCGCCGGTCTTGATACCTTTAGCACCCGGACCTAAAACCGTGAGTGTAATGGTTTCGTTACTATTGATAGTAGTGTGACTTTCGCTTTTTATCGCATGTGCTTTAGTGCCGGATGTAGTGACATGGATCGTACCGCCGGTGATTTGTATGTACGGTGTGACGGATATATCTCCCTCTTCATACGACGCGGTGATGCCTTCGTCTATGGAGTTGACCGTGATGCGTCCGCCAAGGATAGCGATAAATCCTTCTTCGCATTCGATGCCGTCGCCGGAGGCAACAATATTGAGGTAACCGCTCTCCATAGCGAAATAATCATTGGCGTGCACACCATCGGAAGCCACGGCTACAATATCTATACTGCTCTCTTTGATATAAATATAATCATCACTGGCAATGCCGTGTTTGTAATTCCCTTTCACTTTTAGTAAACCGGTACCGCTGAAACTAAGCTGCCCTTCGCTGAACAGCGCCGCTTTCTGATCCTCGGTCGTGGTAACATAGGACGCACCGTCTATCAATCGGTTATTGGTACCATAGACGATGTTGACCGAAACTTTTTTACTCGATTGCACATTTACAGCCGGCCCATTATCATTAGTGATACTTACCCCGTTGAAAACCAAACCAAATTTGTAAGCGCTGTATATTTTGAATATTCCGTCGGAAATTTTTCCGGATAAGACATACTGGATTTCCGTTCCCGTAATCGTGGAATTCACTACCACGTCACCGCCGTCTATAGAAATTGTGACACCTAACGTATCAAACGGATTACTAACCGAAATCGAAGAGTCGGAATACGCTATCGTAACAGCATGAGCAAAAGTGGTATCCAATGTATGACCAAAAAAGTCATCTTCGCTGCTGTTACGACTACGATGCTCATCACAATTTTGTAATGCCGTTACTGTCAGAGCAAAAAAAATGATTACCAAAAGCCTCTGCATGCGTACCACAGATTTCTCTTTTAATGCGTGAAAGGAAAGAATATTTGAATCACCCGTGTTCATCATTCCGATGCTCGGTAAGTGAAGAAGTTTGATTTTTACGATTACTCTGACCGCTTCGTCCCGTCGGCAATGTCTTAAGCTTAACACAAATTTCCAAACAAAATAAACACAGACATTGCCCGTTCACATAACTAAATATTGAGGCGATGTAATTTTTTTTGTACGTTGGATGATTCACATTCAATCCGGAATACCATCATGGCTGATCCCAAATCTCTTGAAGCGTTAGAACAACGGCTCAATCATATCACGCATACACTTATCGCAGCCCAACAAGAAATCGGAAGACTGCGCAGTGAAATACAAACACTACGTGCAGACGGTCATCCCGCGTCCTCACCGCTTACGGTTGAAGAAAAATCACATACCGTTTCACCAACTCCGGTTACAACGGCTTACACTATCGCCAAACCGGCCGTCTCGGAAATACCCAAACCCAAAATCCGCGCCGAAGAACCTAAAAAGAATATCGAAGCTTTTATCGGCGGCAAACTTCTGACGATCATCGGTATTGTCGTATTGGTTATCGGATTGGGCATATTGGTGATCGCCGCCATAGAAGCTGACATGATCGGACCCATTGGGCGTGTCATGATCGGGATTTTGTCCGGACTCGGTTTATTGGTCGTCGCAAAAAAACTCAAACGCACGTACGAATTGTTTTCTGCGGCTTTGTTGAGCGGCGGCATGGCAACGCTTTATTTTAGCGTGTTTGCAGCCTTTTCTTTTTACGCTCTGATTCCTCAATGGGCGGCTTTCGTGATGATGCTTATGCTCACGATCTTTACCGTACTGGCGGCTACACGCTATGATCGCCAGATCATCGGCGTGATGGGCCTTGTCGGCGCCTACGGCGTGCCTTTTTTGATAAGCACCCAAAGCGGACAAATTTTAATTCTGCTTTCATACATCACTTTGGTCAATGCCGGTATTTTGATACTTGGTTTTCGTAAAAACTGGCGCATCATGAATCATACGGCATTTGTTTTGACATGGGCTATTTTTACGGCGTGGTTGGTTGATCGTTATGACGAAAAAACACAACTCCCTATCGCGTTGGGATTCAGCACATTATTTTATATCAAATTTTATTTACTCTTTATTGCATACAAAATCCGCTCCAAAGAACCTTTCGCGGCATACGATATCATCCGTCTGCTGGGAAATAGTTTTGTTTATTATGGCGTCGGATACGGTATTTTGGATTCGGTATCACACGGTGCATATCAGGGATTATTTACGATGGGCATCGCGACGACACATATCGCATTTGGTTATTATTTACGAAAAACCCAAAACGGAGAGCGCGCTTTGGTGCTCGCCGTAGCAGGTATGACGCTTATTTTTACGGCTATAGCTATTGTCGTTCAGTTAGAAGGACATTGGGTAACCATGCTCTGGCTCGCCGTCGCATCGGTTGTTTTTTGGATGGGTCGTTCACAAAACGAGGTCTGGTATGTACGCATGGCCGTCCTATTATACGGCATCGGATTCATTAGTTTTATTCATGATCAGCAGCATGTGGTTTTGGTTAATGCCGATCTTGTCGTCGTATGGAAACCCGTTTTCAATCTCAATTTCCTGAGTGCACTGTGGGCCATCGGTGCGTTTGCTTTTTCCCAATACATTATTTTTCATCCGTCATACGTCACCAAGAATGCAGCCCCATCCCAAATAGATCGTATCGGTTTGATGATAATTTCTGGTTTAACAGCGCTGACCGTGTTTTTTGCTTTTGCGTATGAAATTCATTTTTATTTCCAATCGCTATACCGACAAACATACACCGATTGGCATGATATCGCCCGTGCCGACATTTCGTTCTTATATTACAATACGGCATGGATTAGTTTATACGCCGGATTGTTTTTATATGCCTTCACGGTTTTGAGCCGTCGTTTTTATAAGGACTGGAAAGGCTTTATCGTGGCGTCCGTTTTAGCGGGCTTTTATCTTATCCTTGTGTTGACACAGACGGTAGACGCCATGGGCGCACTGAGAAGCTTTTATATTGCTCCGCCCGGTGAATATCCTTTTGTCGTCGGCTTCTCTTCGATGCTTATCCGGTTTGGCGTCTGGTCTGCCGTAGGATTACTTTTATACGGAATATCATCCTATGCCAAAGCGGCAGAACCCAAGTTTAGCGAACCCTTGCACGTCATCATCAACATCTGCGTGATTATCATCTTGTCCGTCGAATTAAAAAATGCCTGGCTCGTAACCCATGCGGATGATATTTCACTACTTGAAACACAAGTATATCGCATCGGATTTACCATATTATTCGGCATCTACTCTCTGACGTTGATCGCTATCGGTATATGGAAACGCCACCGTATGATGCGTTATTTCGCGATCGCTTTATTTGCACTCACGCTCGTCAAAATTTATACTTACGACATGCAAAACCTTAGTTCGTTTAACCGAATTCTTCTTTTTATTCCTCTGGGGCTTATCTTGTTATTGGTTTCCTTCTTATATCAAAAATTCAAACACATTATCACGGGCGATGAAAAAACAAATGCGTAGATTGTTCCTTTTTTTATTAATCGTGTCCGGCACTACAGCGTACGGACAATTTTCCTCCTACCGCATGGCCGCTGATTTGGACTCCGTTCGGCAAAACGGCTGGCATCATTTGCACATTTTACCTTCGTGGCTAGCACAGATGCGCGGGGACAAAGCCGACGTAAGGCTGTTTTCTTTTCGCAAAAATGATACGCTGGAGACACCGTACTTGGTGCACAAAAGTGAAGATCGTATGCGTACCAAAGAAATTCCGGTTCACACTATCAATCGCGGCATTTCGGGCCGTACACTTTTTCTCACGCTGTCACAACCTTCAAAAAAGATCATCAATACTCTGACGTTTTCACCGGAAGCAATTAATTTTAACTGTGGCGTTATCATCGAAGGCAGCGATGATCAAAAAAACTGGATACGTCTCGCGACGGATGAACCGCAACGTATTTTCGGAATTCAAAATTCAGATATTTCATATCGCTATACCACACTTCGTTTTACAGAAACCAATTTTCGGTATTTACGATTACAACTGAGTGACGCGAGCCAACTCGGTACGGTCCATGTTGAAGCTACCGAGAATACCGTGGATTGGGCCGAATTGGACACCTTACGTATAACCTCGACAACGACAACAGAAAGCCATACCGCCCATACGACGGAAATGATTATGGAATTTGAAAATCCATCGTCGGTAGATCGCTTACAATTACGTTTTTCCAACACGGGAGACTTTTATCGGTCGGTGGATGTACTGGCGCGCGGCGACAGTATCGGCGGTCGTAACAGAAACAACGCCTGGTGGTACCCTGTTTCATCCGGTGTAGTCAGTTCTTTGGAACCGGCCATCCTGCGCAACTTGTCAGTACGCGCTTCCGCGATAAAGCTTATCATCCACAATCACAACGATCAACCTTTGAAAATTACGAACGCGATTGCATTAGCCGAACGAACCTACTTAGCCGCTAAGTTGGAGAAAAACACACGCTACGTTTTGACCTTTGGAAAAAAGAATGATCAAGCCCCGCGTTATGATGTCGTTTATTTTCAGGAAACGATACCTTCGGTTTTACCGATAATTTCTGCCGGTGTAAGTTATAGCCTGCAAAGTGCGAACAACGTAACAACGTTTGGTCAAAACTGGTGGATATGGCTATTACTTATCGTAGCCGCGGTAATACTCGGATGGATGGCGATGGGTTTGATCAAGGAGAAATAAAAACCGGTTTTCACTTAGCCCAATGATTCCACTGTAGTGTCAAATATGCATTTCTTCCGCGTCCCGGCATTTTTTGAATGTTGGCATGTTCACGGTAATCGGTATCCAAAACATTTTCTACACCCCATTGCAATTCCGCGTGTTTATTCACTTTTATACCGCCTCGGATTGTAAATAAGGTAAAACCGTGCGTGCGATGTTCAACCGCCTGTTGTTTGGCAAAACGGTTTTGTGAAGCGGCCGTTTTATTAGACAATTCAAACCAATACGAACCCGGCACCCAACGCACACTGTTTAAAACTTCAAGCGGCGCCATACCGGGCATCGGTTCATCCCATGCACTTACGCGGCTGTAACGGTATGAGGCTGTAATCTGCCATGCGATGGTATTGGTAATACTTCGAAAATGCGACGCTTCGATACCGGCAAGATCCGCGTGATGGACGTTTTCAATTTGTTTGAACAGCGTATCGGTGGTAATACCTGCGATATAGCGATCAATCCGTGTGTAAAAAATCTGCGCTTTGGAAATATGCTTATCCGTTTTGTATTCGTACGACAGTTCCGATTGATAACTGATCTCGGGTTTGAGATTGGGATTGCCTGTATAAATAAATCCATCGGACACATTATAAAAATAAAAACCATAGTTCTCGATATGCGTCGGCGTACGCGCCGTCCGTGCGAGCGCTAATCGCAATTTTTGATCGGCCATCATTTGCCATTCCGCAGCCGCACTGGCGCTAAAAGTTATGTATGATGTATTGAGGTGCGTCCGGTTCCAATATCCTTCCAACTCCCGGCGACCGATATCATCATGCAGGGAACGAACGGAATAATCCAAACGGAATGATGATTTGAAAACAATTTTTTCCGTTAACAAACGACGGTATTCGGCGGCGGCGGCGTAGTTATAAACATGCGTTGACCCGATATTGACGAGGTACATCGGCGAAACCTCGGGATCCAAACTTTGCATATCCATATCGGCAAACGCCGTCATACGATAAAAATCCACAACCCATTTGATGCCTTGAATATTGTCGCCGGTATAGAGATTGCTCGAAAAACCGATCGTACGCGTATTGCCGTACATCGGCATATACATATTCGGCATAAAATCACGTGCCGTGACATCTCTGTCGTAGTCATCCATATCATGATCCACCATGTTAAAATACACTTTGGTATTCAAAAACGATGCATGATGCCAAGGTTGTCTCCACTGGTGTTCAAGACCAAAAATATTGGCCACTGCGCGGCGGGTATCCATCAGCAAAACGGGATAACCGGCATCGGTTGCAACATCGCGAATATACGATGCCGTCCAGGTATGATTACCGTTTTGGTGCGCAATATCCGTTTTAACGTTGGATTTATTATATCCTGAATTATGCATCAAACGGCCGTCACCGGCACGGAAATCATCGGACTTGCGAAGCGAAACGCCCGCGCGTGCGGCCCATGCACCGCCGGACCAATTGGTGGTCGAGCGCACAAAACGCAAATGAGATACGTTTTCATATCCGGTTTGTACGCCGATGGCAAAGGGTACGGAAAAATCGGGTTTGCCCGTTCTGAGATTGAGTGATCCACCGATCGTCTGCCCGGCGCTCATATCGAAACCGCCTTTAGCAACTTCGATTTTTTCGAGATTATCTATTTCGACGTACGACGTGACGGGATCCATTTTGTCAATGCACGCGCCAAAAATTTTCATATCATCCACAAGCACCTGAATTTGGCCGCCGCTTAGCCCCCGGATGGCCGGTTCTAATCCGAAATTGCCGCGACGAATCAGGGAAAGGCCGTCTGTTTTTTCAAGAATGTCGTCCGTGGTGTTGAGTTTCTTTTCAAGATAATACGATTCCTGCTGTTGCTCGATCCACGGGGCTGAAACAATGACTTCTTCTTCAAAACGAATCGCATTGCTGCGAAGAAAAACAGGCATGATTCTTTTTTCGCTAAAATGGTCCACGCTCACCCATGCGGTTTGGTACCCGACGCACGAAATGCGCAGTTTGTATTTGCCGTGATGACGCGGAAGATGAAAGTAACCGG from bacterium includes the following:
- a CDS encoding TonB-dependent receptor, whose translation is MKPMLMIIKYCTGLVVLVTLSVQAQEHATMVHGRIVDEETREAVRYAHIRMDSTEEGTIADSAGYFHLPRHHGKYKLRISCVGYQTAWVSVDHFSEKRIMPVFLRSNAIRFEEEVIVSAPWIEQQQESYYLEKKLNTTDDILEKTDGLSLIRRGNFGLEPAIRGLSGGQIQVLVDDMKIFGACIDKMDPVTSYVEIDNLEKIEVAKGGFDMSAGQTIGGSLNLRTGKPDFSVPFAIGVQTGYENVSHLRFVRSTTNWSGGAWAARAGVSLRKSDDFRAGDGRLMHNSGYNKSNVKTDIAHQNGNHTWTASYIRDVATDAGYPVLLMDTRRAVANIFGLEHQWRQPWHHASFLNTKVYFNMVDHDMDDYDRDVTARDFMPNMYMPMYGNTRTIGFSSNLYTGDNIQGIKWVVDFYRMTAFADMDMQSLDPEVSPMYLVNIGSTHVYNYAAAAEYRRLLTEKIVFKSSFRLDYSVRSLHDDIGRRELEGYWNRTHLNTSYITFSASAAAEWQMMADQKLRLALARTARTPTHIENYGFYFYNVSDGFIYTGNPNLKPEISYQSELSYEYKTDKHISKAQIFYTRIDRYIAGITTDTLFKQIENVHHADLAGIEASHFRSITNTIAWQITASYRYSRVSAWDEPMPGMAPLEVLNSVRWVPGSYWFELSNKTAASQNRFAKQQAVEHRTHGFTLFTIRGGIKVNKHAELQWGVENVLDTDYREHANIQKMPGRGRNAYLTLQWNHWAK
- a CDS encoding DUF2339 domain-containing protein, yielding MADPKSLEALEQRLNHITHTLIAAQQEIGRLRSEIQTLRADGHPASSPLTVEEKSHTVSPTPVTTAYTIAKPAVSEIPKPKIRAEEPKKNIEAFIGGKLLTIIGIVVLVIGLGILVIAAIEADMIGPIGRVMIGILSGLGLLVVAKKLKRTYELFSAALLSGGMATLYFSVFAAFSFYALIPQWAAFVMMLMLTIFTVLAATRYDRQIIGVMGLVGAYGVPFLISTQSGQILILLSYITLVNAGILILGFRKNWRIMNHTAFVLTWAIFTAWLVDRYDEKTQLPIALGFSTLFYIKFYLLFIAYKIRSKEPFAAYDIIRLLGNSFVYYGVGYGILDSVSHGAYQGLFTMGIATTHIAFGYYLRKTQNGERALVLAVAGMTLIFTAIAIVVQLEGHWVTMLWLAVASVVFWMGRSQNEVWYVRMAVLLYGIGFISFIHDQQHVVLVNADLVVVWKPVFNLNFLSALWAIGAFAFSQYIIFHPSYVTKNAAPSQIDRIGLMIISGLTALTVFFAFAYEIHFYFQSLYRQTYTDWHDIARADISFLYYNTAWISLYAGLFLYAFTVLSRRFYKDWKGFIVASVLAGFYLILVLTQTVDAMGALRSFYIAPPGEYPFVVGFSSMLIRFGVWSAVGLLLYGISSYAKAAEPKFSEPLHVIINICVIIILSVELKNAWLVTHADDISLLETQVYRIGFTILFGIYSLTLIAIGIWKRHRMMRYFAIALFALTLVKIYTYDMQNLSSFNRILLFIPLGLILLLVSFLYQKFKHIITGDEKTNA
- a CDS encoding DUF3999 family protein, coding for MRRLFLFLLIVSGTTAYGQFSSYRMAADLDSVRQNGWHHLHILPSWLAQMRGDKADVRLFSFRKNDTLETPYLVHKSEDRMRTKEIPVHTINRGISGRTLFLTLSQPSKKIINTLTFSPEAINFNCGVIIEGSDDQKNWIRLATDEPQRIFGIQNSDISYRYTTLRFTETNFRYLRLQLSDASQLGTVHVEATENTVDWAELDTLRITSTTTTESHTAHTTEMIMEFENPSSVDRLQLRFSNTGDFYRSVDVLARGDSIGGRNRNNAWWYPVSSGVVSSLEPAILRNLSVRASAIKLIIHNHNDQPLKITNAIALAERTYLAAKLEKNTRYVLTFGKKNDQAPRYDVVYFQETIPSVLPIISAGVSYSLQSANNVTTFGQNWWIWLLLIVAAVILGWMAMGLIKEK
- a CDS encoding carbohydrate-binding domain-containing protein, giving the protein MVRMQRLLVIIFFALTVTALQNCDEHRSRNSSEDDFFGHTLDTTFAHAVTIAYSDSSISVSNPFDTLGVTISIDGGDVVVNSTITGTEIQYVLSGKISDGIFKIYSAYKFGLVFNGVSITNDNGPAVNVQSSKKVSVNIVYGTNNRLIDGASYVTTTEDQKAALFSEGQLSFSGTGLLKVKGNYKHGIASDDYIYIKESSIDIVAVASDGVHANDYFAMESGYLNIVASGDGIECEEGFIAILGGRITVNSIDEGITASYEEGDISVTPYIQITGGTIHVTTSGTKAHAIKSESHTTINSNETITLTVLGPGAKGIKTGGNLTLINNSITITTGGNAYYDGSASDIVSSSGIDCDGHFLMEQGTVTVTSSGTAGKGINIDSTMVMNNGTISVTTTGAGYIYGSLTSEAKAIKCDGAITINDGTIMVSSADDGIKSETALTINGGTVTVTKSYEGLEAPFVTMNNGNASVTASDDAVNTTYGNGGEAVDGSLLTFAGGTIALNSSDGDAIDANGNIEMTGGVVIAQGPKVYPEVAIDCNGNFNISGGLLIASGPNAGPMIEATSTTSTQYTALIKINSNVSPGRLFNIQDSEGNSLVTYAPIRVAYYFVFSSPLLQNGATYKVFTGGNCTGATVTNGLYSGGTYSGGTQKGSFTISSKVTTATL